One segment of Massilia sp. Se16.2.3 DNA contains the following:
- the rtcA gene encoding RNA 3'-terminal phosphate cyclase, whose translation MIELDGATGEGGGQILRTALTLSMITGQPFHIANIRANRPKPGLMRQHLVAVQAAAEVSGATVTHAQVGSTELTFTPGRIRAGDYQFAIGTAGSCTLVLQTLMLALLHADGPSTIRISGGTHNAMAPPVQFLQLAYCPLLASMGAEVEIELLRYGFYPAGGGSVAASIKPCARLGRIELMAPGRLVSGQAQAYFAGIPASVGTRELDTVAKILKWEEAQLHMRQLPREQGPGNALLITVEHEAVTEVFAGFGAKGVSAETVARHAASEARAYLASGAAVGEHLADQLMLPMALAGGGRFTTSTVSGHASTNAAVIERFLPVSVSFAAGERGYTCAIESTCQAG comes from the coding sequence ATGATAGAACTCGATGGCGCCACCGGCGAAGGCGGCGGCCAGATACTGCGCACGGCCTTGACCCTGTCCATGATTACCGGGCAGCCTTTCCATATCGCGAATATCAGGGCGAACCGGCCCAAACCCGGATTGATGCGTCAGCACCTGGTGGCGGTCCAGGCGGCGGCCGAGGTAAGCGGCGCGACTGTCACCCATGCGCAGGTTGGCTCGACCGAGCTGACCTTTACGCCTGGGCGGATACGCGCGGGCGATTACCAGTTCGCGATCGGCACGGCCGGCAGCTGCACGCTGGTCTTGCAAACCCTGATGCTCGCCTTGCTGCATGCAGACGGTCCATCGACCATTCGCATCAGTGGCGGCACACATAACGCCATGGCGCCCCCGGTACAGTTCCTGCAGCTGGCTTACTGCCCATTGTTGGCATCCATGGGTGCGGAGGTAGAGATCGAACTTCTGCGTTACGGCTTTTATCCGGCCGGCGGAGGCAGTGTCGCAGCAAGCATCAAGCCATGCGCGAGACTAGGCCGGATTGAGCTGATGGCGCCAGGGCGCCTGGTGAGCGGGCAGGCGCAGGCATATTTTGCCGGCATTCCAGCAAGTGTCGGCACGCGAGAGCTGGACACGGTTGCAAAAATCCTGAAGTGGGAAGAGGCGCAGTTGCACATGCGCCAACTGCCGCGCGAGCAGGGGCCGGGCAACGCTTTGCTCATCACCGTCGAACATGAGGCGGTCACCGAAGTGTTTGCCGGCTTTGGCGCCAAAGGCGTCAGCGCCGAGACCGTGGCGCGCCATGCGGCATCCGAAGCGCGTGCCTACCTGGCCTCGGGCGCGGCCGTGGGCGAACACCTGGCCGACCAGTTGATGTTGCCGATGGCGTTGGCCGGAGGTGGCCGGTTCACGACATCCACCGTTTCCGGTCACGCCAGCACGAACGCGGCCGTGATCGAGCGTTTCCTTCCGGTGTCGGTATCGTTCGCAGCCGGGGAGCGGGGGTATACCTGTGCAATCGAAAGCACTTGCCAAGCCGGGTGA
- a CDS encoding RtcB family protein, whose amino-acid sequence MKNQDYDVMDVPDGRHLKMWTRGVPVEEAAKQQLTNTAKMPFVYKHIAVMPDVHLGKGSTIGSVVPTLGAIIPAAVGVDIGCGMMAAKTTLTANDLPDSLNPLRTAIERAIPHGMSPKTRGFRGRDQGSWNTPPQAVDAAWAQLAEEFDTICLKTPRLRNTNNHRHLGTLGGGNHFVEVCLDEVGFVWFMLHSGSRGVGNAIGTYFIELAKQDMRRHFINLPDEDLAYLAEGTQHYDDYVDAVSWAQKFARTNREVMMRNLIAAVRTVITKPFETQVEAVNCHHNYVQKEEHFGREVLVTRKGAVSARAGELGIIPGSMGAKSFIVRGKGNPDSFNSCSHGAGRTMSRNEAKRRFTLDDQVRATEGVECRKDADVIDEIPMAYKDIDAVMHAQRDLVEVVHTLKQVVCVKG is encoded by the coding sequence ATGAAAAATCAAGACTACGATGTGATGGATGTTCCCGATGGCCGCCACCTGAAGATGTGGACCCGCGGCGTGCCGGTCGAAGAGGCGGCAAAGCAGCAGCTGACGAACACCGCGAAGATGCCCTTCGTGTACAAGCACATCGCCGTGATGCCCGATGTCCACCTCGGTAAAGGGTCGACCATCGGTTCCGTTGTGCCAACGCTGGGCGCGATCATTCCCGCGGCCGTGGGCGTGGATATCGGGTGCGGCATGATGGCGGCGAAGACCACCCTGACGGCGAACGATCTGCCGGACAGTTTGAACCCCTTGCGTACTGCAATCGAGCGCGCGATCCCGCACGGCATGTCGCCGAAGACCCGTGGATTCCGTGGCCGCGACCAGGGTTCATGGAACACGCCGCCGCAGGCCGTCGACGCTGCTTGGGCCCAATTGGCTGAAGAATTCGATACGATCTGCCTCAAAACGCCGCGGCTGCGCAATACGAATAACCATCGTCACCTGGGTACGCTCGGCGGAGGTAATCACTTCGTCGAAGTCTGCCTGGACGAGGTGGGGTTTGTCTGGTTCATGCTCCACTCGGGGTCGCGCGGCGTGGGTAACGCGATCGGCACCTATTTCATCGAATTGGCCAAACAGGACATGCGCCGCCATTTCATCAACCTGCCCGACGAGGACCTGGCGTATCTGGCGGAAGGCACGCAGCACTATGACGATTACGTCGACGCGGTAAGCTGGGCGCAGAAATTCGCGCGCACGAATCGCGAGGTCATGATGCGGAACCTGATCGCAGCCGTGCGCACGGTGATCACCAAGCCCTTCGAGACGCAAGTGGAAGCAGTGAACTGCCACCACAATTATGTGCAGAAGGAAGAGCACTTCGGGCGCGAGGTGCTAGTCACCCGCAAAGGCGCGGTGTCGGCACGTGCGGGCGAACTGGGCATCATTCCGGGCTCGATGGGCGCGAAGAGTTTTATCGTACGCGGCAAAGGGAATCCGGACAGTTTTAATAGCTGCAGCCATGGGGCCGGGCGTACCATGAGCCGCAACGAGGCGAAGCGCCGTTTTACGCTCGATGACCAGGTACGGGCGACGGAAGGTGTCGAATGTCGCAAGGATGCCGATGTCATCGACGAAATTCCGATGGCTTACAAGGATATCGACGCGGTGATGCATGCCCAGCGCGACCTGGTCGAGGTGGTGCATACGCTCAAGCAGGTGGTGTGCGTCAAAGGTTGA
- a CDS encoding DUF6328 family protein encodes MRHIIEEARVILPGVQALFGFQTIAVFSERFAELANYAKACHVLGLATVVTAIAMVMTPAVYYRTCHGQANRRMARLSAWLIRGALLPLAGGLALDMFTVVHAVTEWLPLSLLSGAGTFALLIALWFVLPTHARRHVLARGRTP; translated from the coding sequence ATGCGTCATATCATCGAGGAAGCGCGGGTCATCCTTCCTGGTGTCCAGGCATTATTCGGCTTCCAGACGATCGCCGTATTCAGCGAACGGTTCGCGGAACTGGCGAACTATGCCAAGGCTTGCCATGTGCTCGGGCTGGCGACGGTGGTGACCGCGATTGCCATGGTAATGACCCCGGCGGTGTATTACCGCACCTGCCATGGCCAGGCCAACCGGCGAATGGCCCGGCTCTCTGCCTGGCTGATCCGCGGCGCCCTCCTGCCCCTGGCCGGCGGCCTGGCCCTCGACATGTTCACGGTCGTTCATGCGGTCACAGAATGGCTGCCGCTCAGCCTTTTGTCGGGGGCTGGCACCTTTGCACTGTTGATCGCACTGTGGTTCGTGCTGCCTACTCATGCACGTCGGCACGTTCTGGCTCGAGGCCGCACGCCTTGA
- the rtcR gene encoding RNA repair transcriptional activator RtcR, whose amino-acid sequence MKKTVVLGFVGTNLDSGKDPKRWERWRPTVALTQHEDVLVDRFELLYSGRIGNLIDQVTADIGSVSPETRVVPHQLAIRDAWDFEEVYGALFDFAKGYPFDPENEDYWIHITTGTHVAQICMFLMTEARFFPGRLVQTSPPRAGQVAPGTYALIDLDLSRYDQIAQRYSREQAEGVAFLKSGIATRNPRFNAMIDEIERVAIRSRAPMLLMGPTGAGKSFLARRVYELKKARHQIDGRFVEVNCATLHGDGAASTLFGHTRGAFTGAAADRPGLLRSADKGLLFLDEIGELGLDEQAMLLTAIEEKRFLPVGSDNEVRSDFLLIAGTNRDLAQEVLAGRFREDLYARINLWTYALPGLRERAEDIEPNLEYLLARFGEENGQMVRLNREARERYMRFAMSPDAAWSGNFRDLWASVTRMATLAESGRVTQAIADDEIARLQRLWRPRTARAIEGPVALADLVGQEAADGLDLFDALQLSSVIAICRQSKSLSDAGRKLYSVSREAKARPNDADRLKKYLLRFALSWDQVVAPAA is encoded by the coding sequence ATGAAGAAAACGGTGGTACTCGGCTTCGTTGGCACCAATCTCGATAGCGGCAAGGATCCAAAACGCTGGGAGCGCTGGCGCCCGACCGTCGCGCTGACCCAGCATGAAGACGTGCTGGTCGACCGTTTCGAGCTGCTCTATAGCGGCCGTATCGGTAACCTGATCGATCAGGTCACGGCTGATATCGGCTCGGTATCGCCCGAGACGCGGGTAGTACCGCATCAGCTGGCAATACGCGACGCCTGGGATTTCGAGGAGGTGTACGGCGCGCTGTTCGACTTCGCCAAAGGCTATCCCTTCGATCCGGAAAACGAGGATTACTGGATCCATATCACGACCGGCACCCACGTTGCGCAGATCTGCATGTTCCTGATGACCGAGGCACGTTTCTTCCCGGGCCGCCTGGTACAGACTTCACCCCCGCGCGCGGGACAAGTAGCGCCTGGAACCTATGCCCTGATCGACCTGGACTTGTCGCGTTACGACCAGATTGCCCAGCGCTACTCGCGCGAACAGGCCGAAGGCGTCGCCTTCCTGAAGTCGGGGATCGCCACGCGCAACCCGCGCTTCAATGCCATGATCGACGAGATCGAGCGGGTCGCCATCCGCTCGCGCGCGCCGATGCTGCTGATGGGACCGACCGGTGCCGGCAAGTCCTTCCTGGCACGCCGGGTGTACGAGTTGAAAAAAGCGCGCCACCAGATCGATGGCCGTTTCGTCGAAGTGAACTGTGCAACGCTGCATGGCGACGGCGCCGCCTCCACCCTGTTCGGACACACCCGAGGCGCCTTCACCGGGGCCGCCGCCGATCGCCCCGGCCTGCTGCGTAGTGCCGACAAGGGCCTGTTGTTCCTTGACGAGATAGGAGAACTGGGACTGGACGAGCAGGCGATGCTGCTCACTGCCATCGAAGAGAAGCGTTTCCTGCCGGTCGGCAGCGACAACGAAGTGCGCAGCGATTTCCTACTCATTGCTGGCACCAATCGCGACCTGGCACAGGAGGTGCTGGCGGGACGGTTTCGCGAAGACCTGTACGCGCGCATCAATTTGTGGACCTATGCCTTGCCGGGACTGCGCGAGCGCGCGGAAGACATCGAACCGAACCTGGAATATCTGCTCGCGCGGTTCGGCGAGGAAAACGGGCAGATGGTGCGCCTGAACCGCGAAGCGCGCGAGCGTTACATGCGCTTTGCGATGTCGCCCGATGCTGCCTGGAGCGGGAATTTCCGTGACCTGTGGGCGTCGGTCACCCGCATGGCGACCCTCGCCGAATCCGGGCGCGTCACGCAAGCCATTGCCGACGACGAAATCGCCCGCCTGCAGCGGCTATGGCGTCCTCGCACGGCGCGCGCGATCGAGGGGCCGGTCGCGCTGGCGGACCTGGTCGGGCAGGAAGCGGCCGATGGTCTCGACCTGTTCGATGCGCTGCAGCTCTCCAGCGTGATCGCCATATGCCGCCAGTCGAAAAGCCTGTCCGATGCTGGACGCAAGCTCTACAGCGTTTCACGCGAGGCAAAAGCCAGGCCGAACGATGCGGACCGCCTCAAGAAATACCTGCTGCGCTTTGCGCTGAGTTGGGATCAGGTTGTCGCGCCGGCAGCCTGA